The Vigna unguiculata cultivar IT97K-499-35 chromosome 6, ASM411807v1, whole genome shotgun sequence genome contains a region encoding:
- the LOC114189242 gene encoding heterogeneous nuclear ribonucleoprotein 1-like translates to MESDLGKLFIGGISWDTDEERLKEYFGKYGEVIEAVIMRDRVTGRARGFGFVVFADPSVAERVIMDKHIIDGRTVEAKKAVPRDDQLNRQSGSAHASPGPGRTKKIFVGGLPSTITESDFKKYFDQFGTITDVVVMYDHNTQRPRGFGFITYDSEEAVDRVLYKTFHELNGKMVEVKRAVPKELSPGPSRSPLIGYNYGLNRASNYLNSYAQGYSMSPIGGYGVRMDGRFSPLTGGRSGFTPFGNTGYGMGVNLDSGLSPTFGGTSNYGSNLGYGRLLNPFYSGNSGRYTTPIGYSGVNGRSDTVMNSPSRNLWGNGGLNNANNPVSPNPFLGSGSGAFGVSIGNSGTGWGPSIPAQGGGAASGYGTGNNVYEGGDSSFGLGGAGYGRNSSSGVTPASAFNVSTGGYEGSYGDLYRTGSGSVYNDSAWRSAVSEIDGSGSFGYGLGGIASDDPVKNSEGYIGNYNVTSRQPNRGIAA, encoded by the exons ATGGAATCGGATCTTGGCAAGCTCTTCATTGGGGGAATATCTTGGGACACTGATGAGGAACGGCTTAAGGAATATTTTGGGAAATATGGGGAGGTGATAGAGGCTGTGATCATGAGGGATCGCGTAACAGGTCGTGCTCGTGGCTTTGGTTTTGTTGTCTTTGCTGATCCTTCTGTTGCAGAAAGAGTAATCATGGATAAACACATAATTGATGGGCGAACA GTTGAAGCAAAGAAAGCTGTTCCTAGGGATGATCAACTTAATAGGCAGTCTGGCAGTGCACATGCTTCTCCTGGTCCTGGACGCACTAAAAAAATCTTTGTTGGAGGTTTACCATCAACCATCACTGAAAGTGATTTTAAGAAGTATTTTGATCAGTTTGGTACAATTACAGATGTTGTAGTTATGTATGATCATAATACCCAGAGGCCAAGAGGGTTTGGCTTCATTACCTATGATTCTGAGGAAGCTGTGGATAGAGTTCTCTATAAAACTTTTCATGAACTCAATGGTAAGATGGTTGAAGTCAAGAGGGCAGTTCCCAAAGAGCTTTCTCCGGGTCCCAGCCGTAGCCCATTGATAGGATATAACTATGGTTTGAATAGGGCCAGTAACTACTTAAACAGTTATGCTCAGGGTTATAGTATGAGTCCAATAGGAGGATATGGAGTGAGGATGGATGGTAGGTTTAGTCCTCTTACCGGTGGTAGAAGTGGATTTACTCCCTTTGGCAATACTGGTTATGGAATGGGAGTGAATTTGGATTCAGGATTGAGCCCAACCTTTGGAGGGACTTCCAATTATGGGAGCAATCTAGGATATGGTCGACTATTGAATCCTTTCTACAGTGGCAACTCTGGGAGATATACCACTCCTATAGGCTATAGTGGGGTTAATGGAAGAAGCGATACTGTTATGAACTCACCATCTCGTAATTTATGGGGAAATGGGGGCCTTAATAATGCCAATAATCCTGTCAGCCCCAACCCTTTCTTAGGATCTGGAAGTGGAGCTTTTGGTGTTTCCATTGGAAATAGTGGCACAGGCTGGGGTCCATCCATTCCAGCCCAGGGTGGAGGTGCTGCTTCTGGTTATGGTACTGGGAATAATGTTTATGAAGGTGGAGATAGCAGCTTTGGTCTAGGTGGAGCAGGGTATGGAAGAAACAGCAGTTCAGGTGTGACTCCAGCCTCTGCATTTAATGTGTCAACCGGTGGTTATGAAGGATCATACGGGGACTTGTACCGTACTGGCAGTGGTTCGGTTTACAACGACTCTGCTTGGCGTTCTGCTGTGTCTGAGATTGATGGTTCTGGTTCATTTGGTTATGGTCTTGGTGGTATAGCTTCAGATGATCCAGTAAAGAATTCTGAGGGTTATATTGGAAACTACAATGTTACTAGTAGACAACCTAATAGAG GAATCGCTGCCTAG